Proteins from one Syntrophaceae bacterium genomic window:
- a CDS encoding glycosyltransferase, giving the protein MTDLFRTLRNRFWRWRNDRRLVREQEEYEDRFRRRNLAIPDEAALRGTFKARFPGLQPKARGALHILAVYRNFNWEDEALTPSLAMFGTVHRYDWSGRFNAEGDDRHGGMKAAMNRDLLAWIRERRKAGEADAIFFYLSGEHVFPETMEAVHRLDIPTVNLALNDKEGFVGRTRDGRAAGNRDICRWIDLSWTSTGDAVIKYCVQGGRPIYLPEGANPSVHRPFDVEKILDVSFVGQYYGNRPAVIDHLSRRGIAVEAFGPGWPAGPLPVEDMVKLYSQSRINLGFGGVEGHTEAFCLKGRDFEIPMSGGLYLTEDHPELARAYDIGREIVTWQNPDDLAAKIRHLLTHPDEAEEIRRRGFERARREHTWERRLETVFGILGVIEKEEDKKA; this is encoded by the coding sequence ATGACCGACCTTTTCCGGACACTGCGAAACCGATTCTGGCGGTGGAGAAACGACCGGCGGCTCGTCCGGGAACAGGAGGAGTACGAGGATCGCTTTCGACGCCGGAATCTCGCGATCCCCGACGAGGCGGCCCTCCGCGGCACCTTCAAGGCCCGCTTCCCCGGCCTGCAGCCGAAGGCCAGAGGCGCCCTTCACATCCTCGCCGTCTACCGCAATTTCAACTGGGAAGACGAAGCCCTCACCCCGTCGCTTGCCATGTTTGGAACGGTCCATCGCTACGACTGGTCCGGCCGTTTCAACGCCGAGGGCGATGACCGGCACGGCGGGATGAAAGCGGCCATGAACCGGGATCTCCTCGCCTGGATCCGGGAAAGGAGGAAAGCCGGTGAGGCCGATGCAATATTCTTCTACCTCTCGGGCGAACATGTCTTCCCGGAGACGATGGAAGCAGTCCATCGCCTCGATATCCCGACGGTCAACCTGGCCCTCAACGACAAGGAGGGCTTCGTCGGCCGCACCCGGGACGGCCGCGCCGCGGGCAACCGCGACATCTGCCGCTGGATCGACCTCTCCTGGACCAGCACCGGAGACGCCGTGATCAAGTACTGCGTCCAGGGGGGGCGGCCGATCTACCTGCCCGAGGGGGCGAATCCCTCCGTCCACCGGCCCTTCGACGTGGAGAAAATCCTCGACGTCTCCTTTGTCGGCCAGTACTACGGGAACCGGCCCGCCGTGATCGATCACCTGAGCCGCCGGGGCATCGCCGTGGAGGCCTTCGGGCCCGGCTGGCCCGCAGGGCCGCTGCCCGTGGAAGACATGGTGAAGCTCTACTCGCAGAGCCGGATCAACCTGGGCTTCGGCGGGGTGGAGGGACATACGGAGGCTTTCTGCCTGAAGGGGCGGGATTTCGAGATCCCCATGAGCGGCGGGCTCTACCTGACGGAAGACCACCCGGAACTGGCCCGGGCCTATGACATCGGCCGGGAGATCGTCACCTGGCAAAACCCGGACGACCTGGCAGCGAAGATCCGCCATCTCCTGACCCATCCGGACGAGGCGGAGGAGATTCGCCGCCGCGGGTTCGAACGGGCCCGCCGGGAGCACACCTGGGAGCGGCGACTGGAGACGGTCTTCGGCATTCTGGGCGTCATCGAAAAAGAGGAGGACAAAAAAGCATGA
- a CDS encoding alpha/beta fold hydrolase, whose protein sequence is MKSIRILAVLISALLLLPGSVRADGELQYADLGECNLESGQTIRDCRVGYRTFGTLNLEKSNTVLFATWLSGTSEDLASLGYIGPGKMADSSKYFIVAVDAFGNGVSSSPSNSKSQPGETFPRFSARDLVAAQHRLVTDHLGLSRLKGVMGISMGAFNAFQWSVSHPGSADWVVAVVGTPRQTAYDLLLWQAQLDIIRSTRGIEGGGLKAMKAITAVHNLNAWTPANLNARIRPEAMPQFLAESEKIITTYDAENWASQVEAIMSQDVYRSFRNSPEEAARTVKARNLVIWAKEDRMVQPGPAREWARFLGAETLELAGDCGHFSFICEKESIQAAVAAFLATKRNGER, encoded by the coding sequence ATGAAATCGATCCGCATTCTTGCGGTTTTGATCTCGGCACTGCTGCTCCTGCCCGGTTCCGTGCGGGCCGACGGGGAGCTGCAGTATGCCGATCTCGGCGAATGCAATCTGGAAAGTGGACAGACGATCCGGGACTGCCGGGTGGGATACCGCACCTTCGGCACCCTCAACCTGGAGAAATCCAACACGGTCCTGTTTGCGACCTGGCTGTCCGGAACGTCGGAAGACCTCGCGTCGCTGGGATACATCGGCCCGGGGAAAATGGCGGACAGCTCGAAATACTTCATTGTGGCCGTGGATGCCTTCGGCAACGGGGTTTCTTCCTCGCCGTCCAACAGCAAAAGCCAGCCTGGAGAAACGTTCCCCCGCTTCTCGGCCCGGGATCTCGTGGCGGCCCAGCACCGTCTTGTAACGGACCACCTGGGACTGTCCCGCCTCAAAGGTGTCATGGGCATCTCGATGGGGGCCTTCAACGCCTTTCAATGGTCCGTTTCCCATCCCGGGTCCGCCGATTGGGTCGTGGCCGTCGTGGGTACGCCCAGGCAGACCGCGTACGACCTCCTTCTCTGGCAGGCCCAGCTCGACATCATCCGCTCGACCCGGGGCATCGAAGGGGGAGGACTCAAGGCCATGAAGGCCATCACGGCCGTCCATAACCTCAACGCCTGGACGCCGGCGAACCTGAACGCCCGCATCCGTCCGGAAGCCATGCCCCAGTTCCTCGCAGAGTCCGAAAAGATCATCACGACGTACGATGCCGAGAACTGGGCGTCCCAGGTCGAGGCGATCATGTCCCAGGACGTCTACCGCAGCTTCAGGAACTCGCCGGAGGAGGCCGCGAGAACCGTGAAGGCGCGGAACCTCGTCATCTGGGCGAAAGAGGATCGGATGGTCCAGCCCGGACCGGCCCGGGAATGGGCCCGGTTCCTGGGCGCGGAGACGCTGGAGCTGGCCGGAGACTGCGGCCACTTCTCCTTCATCTGCGAGAAGGAATCGATTCAGGCGGCCGTCGCCGCCTTCCTGGCAACGAAGCGGAACGGGGAGAGATAA
- a CDS encoding class I SAM-dependent methyltransferase, whose amino-acid sequence MGTTADRLYHIRKFFKMLRTGRKAPDDYDWQFYSEIYREGLDDIARDHTLILREGDYAFDGERLNLQRDIKPLHPNYHITYETLLQLSPDSILEGGCGGGDHLHNLHVLNPKFRLHGVDVSDGQVALLRRRHPDLPAWVEPRDLTAEPGSLELPRVEAAFTQAVIMHIRQNHRNALANLFGAATRWFVLVENWKRHDFLADIRTLHKDGRIPWKELHVHYRESSALKIPLAMVVSAEPLPRYPVLTDYRILRDVIAGV is encoded by the coding sequence ATGGGCACAACGGCCGACCGGCTGTATCACATCCGCAAATTCTTCAAGATGCTCCGGACGGGCAGGAAGGCCCCCGACGACTACGACTGGCAGTTTTACTCGGAGATCTACAGGGAGGGCCTGGACGACATCGCCCGGGATCACACCCTGATCCTCCGGGAAGGGGATTACGCCTTCGACGGCGAGCGCCTGAATCTCCAGCGGGACATCAAGCCCCTCCATCCGAACTACCACATCACGTACGAGACGCTCCTCCAGCTGTCTCCCGATTCGATCCTGGAGGGGGGGTGCGGGGGCGGAGACCACCTGCACAACCTCCACGTACTGAATCCGAAATTCCGCCTGCATGGCGTCGACGTGTCCGACGGCCAGGTGGCCCTCCTCCGGAGGCGGCACCCGGATCTCCCGGCCTGGGTCGAGCCCCGGGACCTGACGGCGGAACCCGGAAGCCTCGAGCTGCCCCGGGTCGAGGCGGCCTTCACCCAGGCGGTGATCATGCACATCCGGCAGAACCACCGGAATGCCCTGGCGAACCTGTTCGGGGCGGCAACCCGCTGGTTCGTCCTCGTGGAGAACTGGAAGCGCCACGATTTCCTGGCGGACATCCGGACCCTCCACAAGGATGGACGGATCCCCTGGAAGGAGCTGCACGTCCACTACCGCGAATCGTCGGCCCTGAAGATTCCCCTGGCCATGGTTGTCTCTGCGGAGCCCCTTCCCCGCTATCCCGTACTGACGGACTACCGGATCCTCCGCGATGTCATCGCCGGCGTCTGA